Proteins encoded together in one Anopheles darlingi chromosome 3, idAnoDarlMG_H_01, whole genome shotgun sequence window:
- the LOC125956961 gene encoding uncharacterized PE-PGRS family protein PE_PGRS54-like isoform X7, with amino-acid sequence MLLRVGVVVLGLCLTLVRAADDVIECTTDDDKKGECVKLHLCRNGVINDDGANIIDIRFNPDNVCEDYLLKCCAIPEDEDDQVLVPPSSSLPQQPVTGNQVGPTAGSNPGVTGLNAGGATNVPGTPGPIAPSPTPDVLDLASGKPKPSSGVGGGAGVGSCNCKGSGKCCGPHLEDEQLTLIGGDLYSGGGKPNSENLIKENNPQQPVHGGGPPIDSPRPNPSGGQGQGPIGAGGQPGAGGAGGQTAVKPGQGPIGTGGQPGAGGAGPAGGQSAVKPGQGPIGTGGQPGAGGAGPSGGQTAVKPGQGPIGTGGQPGAGGAGGQSAVGQGQGPIGTGGQPGAGGAGGQSAVGQGQGQGPIGAGGQPGAGGAGPAGGQSAVKPGQGPIGAGGQPGAGGAGPSGGQIAVKPGQGPIGAGGQPGAGGAGGQSAVGQGQGPIGTGGQPGAGGAGPSGGQSTVKPGQGTGQGQPSAGGAGSSGGQNAANPGAGGAKPSPAGIKGSGGGSKDRTGQGTTQSPFASTVQPQKCGLRNVDGVGFRITGDKDGESEYGEFPWMVAILKQEKALDQIIHVYQCGGSLIHPSVVLTAAHCVLDKNPQDITLRLGEWDTQTKNEMFDYQDRKAVEIVTHAEFYKGGLFNDVALVFLDKPAELMETVNTICLPPPDFNFDASRCFASGWGKDVFGKQGTYQVILKKIELPVMPRAQCQTALRTTRLGRRFKLHGSFICAGGEKGRDTCKGDGGSPLVCPIPGSVNHYYQAGMVAWGIGCGEDGIPGVYVNVPLFRGWIDQHLTQRNISHSSFLYA; translated from the exons ATGCTTCTGCGCGTCGGTGTAGTCGTGCTCGGACTGTGTTTGACCTTGGTCCGGGCGGCGGACGATGTGATT GAATGCACAACGGATGATGATAAAAAAGGAGAATGCGTTAAGCTTCATCTGTGTCGCAATGGTGTGATCAATGATGACGGTGCCAATATTATTGACATTCGCTTCAATCCGGATAATGTGTGCGAGGACTATCTGCTGAAATGCTGTGCCATACCCGAAGACGAGGATGACCAGGTTTTGGTGCCGCCCTCTTCGTCGTTACCACAACAGCCCGTTACTGGCAACCAGGTTGGACCGACCGCAGGATCGAACCCGGGTGTCACTGGATTAAACGCCGGCGGTGCGACAAATGTACCGGGCACGCCTGGTCCGATTGCACCGTCCCCAACTCCGGATGTGCTAGATTTGGCATCGGGTAAACCCAAACCATccagtggtgttggtggtggtgcaggtgttgGTTCGTGTAACTGCAAAGGAAGTGGCAAATGTTGTGGACCGCATTTGGAAGATGAACAATTGACTTTGATTGGGGGTGATTTGTATTCGGGCGGTGGAAaaccgaattcagaaaatttgATTAAAGAAAACAATCCCCAGCAGCCTGTGCACGGAGGAGGGCCTCCCATTGATAGTCCGAGACCCAATCCTTCAGGTGGCCAAGGACAGGGACCTATTGGTGCAGGTGGTCAGCCCGgagctggtggcgctggaggGCAGACTGCAGTAAAACCAGGACAGGGACCTATTGGTACAGGAGGTCAGCCCGgagctggtggcgctggacCAGCTGGAGGTCAGAGTGCAGTAAAACCAGGACAGGGACCCATTGGTACAGGAGGTCAGCCCGgagctggtggcgctggacCATCTGGAGGGCAGACTGCAGTAAAACCAGGACAGGGACCTATTGGTACAGGAGGAcagcctggtgctggtggcgctggaggCCAGAGTGCAGTTGGACAAGGACAGGGACCTATTGGTACAGGAGGACAGCCCGgagctggtggcgctggaggCCAGAGTGCAGTTGGACAAGGACAGGGACAAGGACCTATTGGGGCAGGAGGTCAACCAGgagctggtggcgctggacCAGCTGGAGGGCAAAGTGCAGTGAAACCAGGACAGGGACCTATTGGTGCAGGTGGTCAGCCCGgagctggtggcgctggacCATCTGGAGGGCAGATTGCAGTAAAACCAGGACAGGGACCTATTGGTGCAGGTGGACAGCCCGgagctggtggcgctggaggCCAGAGTGCAGTTGGACAAGGACAGGGACCTATTGGTACAGGTGGACAGCCCGgagctggtggcgctggacCATCTGGAG GTCAGAGTACAGTAAAGCCAGGACAGGGTACCGGACAGGGACAGCCGAGTGCTGGAGGTGCTGGATCATCTGGAGGCCAAAATGCAGCCAATCCCGGCGCAGGAGGCGCAAAACCATCTCCTGCCGGGATTAAGGGTTCTGGTGGCGGTAGTAAAG ATCGCACTGGACAGGGTACCACTCAAAGCCCATTCGCCTCGACCGTTCAGCCACAAAAGTGTGGCTTGCGTAATGTGGACGGAGTTGGTTTCCGTATCACCGGCGACAAGGATGGCGAGTCCGAGTATGGTGAGTTCCCCTGGATGGTGGCTATTCTGAAGCAGGAGAAAGCGCTGGATCAAATCATTCACGTGTACCAGTGCGGCGGTTCGTtgatccatccgtccgtcgtaCTCACGGCGGCCCACTGTGTATTAGACAAAAACCCACAAGACATCACACTGCGGCTCGGCGAATGGGACACACAAACTAAAAACGAAATGTTCGACTATCAG GATCGCAAGGCGGTGGAGATTGTGACGCACGCTGAATTCTACAAGGGTGGTCTGTTCAACGACGTAGCTCTGGTCTTCCTCGATAAGCCGGCAGAACTAATGGAAACGGTCAACACTATCTGCCTGCCGCCCCCTGACTTCAACTTCGATGCTTCACGCTGTTTCGCATCGGGCTGGGGTAAGGATGTGTTTGGCAAGCAGGGTACCTATCAGGTGATTCTGAAGAAGATCGAGCTACCGGTCATGCCGCGCGCCCAGTGCCAGACCGCTCTGCGTACGACGCGCCTCGGGAGACGGTTTAAGCTGCATGGCAGCTTCATTTGTGCCGGTGGTGAGAAGGGACGCGATACGTGCAAGGGTGACGGTGGCTCACCGCTGGTCTGTCCGATACCGGGTTCTGTGAATCATTACTATCAGGCCGGTATGGTGGCGTGGGGTATCGGCTGCGGGGAAGACGGTATCCCCGGTGTGTATGTGAACGTGCCATTGTTCCGCGGATGGATTGATCAGCATCTGACGCAGAGAAACATTTCTCACAGCTCCTTCCTGTACGCATGA
- the LOC125956961 gene encoding uncharacterized PE-PGRS family protein PE_PGRS54-like isoform X1, with protein sequence MLLRVGVVVLGLCLTLVRAADDVIECTTDDDKKGECVKLHLCRNGVINDDGANIIDIRFNPDNVCEDYLLKCCAIPEDEDDQVLVPPSSSLPQQPVTGNQVGPTAGSNPGVTGLNAGGATNVPGTPGPIAPSPTPDVLDLASGKPKPSSGVGGGAGVGSCNCKGSGKCCGPHLEDEQLTLIGGDLYSGGGKPNSENLIKENNPQQPVHGGGPPIDSPRPNPSGGQGQGPIGAGGQPGAGGAGGQTAVKPGQGPIGTGGQPGAGGAGPAGGQSAVKPGQGPIGTGGQPGAGGAGPSGGQTAVKPGQGPIGTGGQPGAGGAGGQSAVGQGQGPIGTGGQPGAGGAGGQSAVGQGQGQGPIGAGGQPGAGGAGPAGGQSAVKPGQGPIGAGGQPGAGGAGPSGGQIAVKPGQGPIGAGGQPGAGGAGGQSAVGQGQGPIGTGGQPGAGGAGPSGGQSAVKPGQGPIGAGGQPGAGGAGGQSAGGQGQGPLGAGSQPGAGGAGPSVGQSTVKPGQGTGQGQPSAGGAGSSGGQNAANPGAGGAKPSPAGIKGSGGGSKDRTGQGTTQSPFASTVQPQKCGLRNVDGVGFRITGDKDGESEYGEFPWMVAILKQEKALDQIIHVYQCGGSLIHPSVVLTAAHCVLDKNPQDITLRLGEWDTQTKNEMFDYQDRKAVEIVTHAEFYKGGLFNDVALVFLDKPAELMETVNTICLPPPDFNFDASRCFASGWGKDVFGKQGTYQVILKKIELPVMPRAQCQTALRTTRLGRRFKLHGSFICAGGEKGRDTCKGDGGSPLVCPIPGSVNHYYQAGMVAWGIGCGEDGIPGVYVNVPLFRGWIDQHLTQRNISHSSFLYA encoded by the exons ATGCTTCTGCGCGTCGGTGTAGTCGTGCTCGGACTGTGTTTGACCTTGGTCCGGGCGGCGGACGATGTGATT GAATGCACAACGGATGATGATAAAAAAGGAGAATGCGTTAAGCTTCATCTGTGTCGCAATGGTGTGATCAATGATGACGGTGCCAATATTATTGACATTCGCTTCAATCCGGATAATGTGTGCGAGGACTATCTGCTGAAATGCTGTGCCATACCCGAAGACGAGGATGACCAGGTTTTGGTGCCGCCCTCTTCGTCGTTACCACAACAGCCCGTTACTGGCAACCAGGTTGGACCGACCGCAGGATCGAACCCGGGTGTCACTGGATTAAACGCCGGCGGTGCGACAAATGTACCGGGCACGCCTGGTCCGATTGCACCGTCCCCAACTCCGGATGTGCTAGATTTGGCATCGGGTAAACCCAAACCATccagtggtgttggtggtggtgcaggtgttgGTTCGTGTAACTGCAAAGGAAGTGGCAAATGTTGTGGACCGCATTTGGAAGATGAACAATTGACTTTGATTGGGGGTGATTTGTATTCGGGCGGTGGAAaaccgaattcagaaaatttgATTAAAGAAAACAATCCCCAGCAGCCTGTGCACGGAGGAGGGCCTCCCATTGATAGTCCGAGACCCAATCCTTCAGGTGGCCAAGGACAGGGACCTATTGGTGCAGGTGGTCAGCCCGgagctggtggcgctggaggGCAGACTGCAGTAAAACCAGGACAGGGACCTATTGGTACAGGAGGTCAGCCCGgagctggtggcgctggacCAGCTGGAGGTCAGAGTGCAGTAAAACCAGGACAGGGACCCATTGGTACAGGAGGTCAGCCCGgagctggtggcgctggacCATCTGGAGGGCAGACTGCAGTAAAACCAGGACAGGGACCTATTGGTACAGGAGGAcagcctggtgctggtggcgctggaggCCAGAGTGCAGTTGGACAAGGACAGGGACCTATTGGTACAGGAGGACAGCCCGgagctggtggcgctggaggCCAGAGTGCAGTTGGACAAGGACAGGGACAAGGACCTATTGGGGCAGGAGGTCAACCAGgagctggtggcgctggacCAGCTGGAGGGCAAAGTGCAGTGAAACCAGGACAGGGACCTATTGGTGCAGGTGGTCAGCCCGgagctggtggcgctggacCATCTGGAGGGCAGATTGCAGTAAAACCAGGACAGGGACCTATTGGTGCAGGTGGACAGCCCGgagctggtggcgctggaggCCAGAGTGCAGTTGGACAAGGACAGGGACCTATTGGTACAGGTGGACAGCCCGgagctggtggcgctggacCATCTGGAGGTCAGAGTGCAGTAAAACCAGGACAAGGACCTATTGGGGCAGGAGGTCAGCCCGgagctggtggcgctggaggCCAGAGTGCAGGTGGCCAAGGACAAGGACCTCTTGGGGCAGGTAGTCAGCCCGgagctggtggcgctggacCATCTGTAGGTCAGAGTACAGTAAAGCCAGGACAGGGTACCGGACAGGGACAGCCGAGTGCTGGAGGTGCTGGATCATCTGGAGGCCAAAATGCAGCCAATCCCGGCGCAGGAGGCGCAAAACCATCTCCTGCCGGGATTAAGGGTTCTGGTGGCGGTAGTAAAG ATCGCACTGGACAGGGTACCACTCAAAGCCCATTCGCCTCGACCGTTCAGCCACAAAAGTGTGGCTTGCGTAATGTGGACGGAGTTGGTTTCCGTATCACCGGCGACAAGGATGGCGAGTCCGAGTATGGTGAGTTCCCCTGGATGGTGGCTATTCTGAAGCAGGAGAAAGCGCTGGATCAAATCATTCACGTGTACCAGTGCGGCGGTTCGTtgatccatccgtccgtcgtaCTCACGGCGGCCCACTGTGTATTAGACAAAAACCCACAAGACATCACACTGCGGCTCGGCGAATGGGACACACAAACTAAAAACGAAATGTTCGACTATCAG GATCGCAAGGCGGTGGAGATTGTGACGCACGCTGAATTCTACAAGGGTGGTCTGTTCAACGACGTAGCTCTGGTCTTCCTCGATAAGCCGGCAGAACTAATGGAAACGGTCAACACTATCTGCCTGCCGCCCCCTGACTTCAACTTCGATGCTTCACGCTGTTTCGCATCGGGCTGGGGTAAGGATGTGTTTGGCAAGCAGGGTACCTATCAGGTGATTCTGAAGAAGATCGAGCTACCGGTCATGCCGCGCGCCCAGTGCCAGACCGCTCTGCGTACGACGCGCCTCGGGAGACGGTTTAAGCTGCATGGCAGCTTCATTTGTGCCGGTGGTGAGAAGGGACGCGATACGTGCAAGGGTGACGGTGGCTCACCGCTGGTCTGTCCGATACCGGGTTCTGTGAATCATTACTATCAGGCCGGTATGGTGGCGTGGGGTATCGGCTGCGGGGAAGACGGTATCCCCGGTGTGTATGTGAACGTGCCATTGTTCCGCGGATGGATTGATCAGCATCTGACGCAGAGAAACATTTCTCACAGCTCCTTCCTGTACGCATGA
- the LOC125956961 gene encoding uncharacterized PE-PGRS family protein PE_PGRS54-like isoform X6: MLLRVGVVVLGLCLTLVRAADDVIECTTDDDKKGECVKLHLCRNGVINDDGANIIDIRFNPDNVCEDYLLKCCAIPEDEDDQVLVPPSSSLPQQPVTGNQVGPTAGSNPGVTGLNAGGATNVPGTPGPIAPSPTPDVLDLASGKPKPSSGVGGGAGVGSCNCKGSGKCCGPHLEDEQLTLIGGDLYSGGGKPNSENLIKENNPQQPVHGGGPPIDSPRPNPSGGQGQGPIGAGGQPGAGGAGPSGGQTAVKPGQGPIGTGGQPGAGGAGGQSAVGQGQGPIGTGGQPGAGGAGGQSAVGQGQGQGPIGAGGQPGAGGAGPAGGQSAVKPGQGPIGAGGQPGAGGAGPSGGQIAVKPGQGPIGAGGQPGAGGAGGQSAVGQGQGPIGTGGQPGAGGAGPSGGQSAVKPGQGPIGAGGQPGAGGAGGQSAGGQGQGPLGAGSQPGAGGAGPSVGQSTVKPGQGTGQGQPSAGGAGSSGGQNAANPGAGGAKPSPAGIKGSGGGSKDRTGQGTTQSPFASTVQPQKCGLRNVDGVGFRITGDKDGESEYGEFPWMVAILKQEKALDQIIHVYQCGGSLIHPSVVLTAAHCVLDKNPQDITLRLGEWDTQTKNEMFDYQDRKAVEIVTHAEFYKGGLFNDVALVFLDKPAELMETVNTICLPPPDFNFDASRCFASGWGKDVFGKQGTYQVILKKIELPVMPRAQCQTALRTTRLGRRFKLHGSFICAGGEKGRDTCKGDGGSPLVCPIPGSVNHYYQAGMVAWGIGCGEDGIPGVYVNVPLFRGWIDQHLTQRNISHSSFLYA; this comes from the exons ATGCTTCTGCGCGTCGGTGTAGTCGTGCTCGGACTGTGTTTGACCTTGGTCCGGGCGGCGGACGATGTGATT GAATGCACAACGGATGATGATAAAAAAGGAGAATGCGTTAAGCTTCATCTGTGTCGCAATGGTGTGATCAATGATGACGGTGCCAATATTATTGACATTCGCTTCAATCCGGATAATGTGTGCGAGGACTATCTGCTGAAATGCTGTGCCATACCCGAAGACGAGGATGACCAGGTTTTGGTGCCGCCCTCTTCGTCGTTACCACAACAGCCCGTTACTGGCAACCAGGTTGGACCGACCGCAGGATCGAACCCGGGTGTCACTGGATTAAACGCCGGCGGTGCGACAAATGTACCGGGCACGCCTGGTCCGATTGCACCGTCCCCAACTCCGGATGTGCTAGATTTGGCATCGGGTAAACCCAAACCATccagtggtgttggtggtggtgcaggtgttgGTTCGTGTAACTGCAAAGGAAGTGGCAAATGTTGTGGACCGCATTTGGAAGATGAACAATTGACTTTGATTGGGGGTGATTTGTATTCGGGCGGTGGAAaaccgaattcagaaaatttgATTAAAGAAAACAATCCCCAGCAGCCTGTGCACGGAGGAGGGCCTCCCATTGATAGTCCGAGACCCAATCCTTCAGGTGGCCAAGGACAGGGACCTATTGGTGCAGGTG GTCAGCCCGgagctggtggcgctggacCATCTGGAGGGCAGACTGCAGTAAAACCAGGACAGGGACCTATTGGTACAGGAGGAcagcctggtgctggtggcgctggaggCCAGAGTGCAGTTGGACAAGGACAGGGACCTATTGGTACAGGAGGACAGCCCGgagctggtggcgctggaggCCAGAGTGCAGTTGGACAAGGACAGGGACAAGGACCTATTGGGGCAGGAGGTCAACCAGgagctggtggcgctggacCAGCTGGAGGGCAAAGTGCAGTGAAACCAGGACAGGGACCTATTGGTGCAGGTGGTCAGCCCGgagctggtggcgctggacCATCTGGAGGGCAGATTGCAGTAAAACCAGGACAGGGACCTATTGGTGCAGGTGGACAGCCCGgagctggtggcgctggaggCCAGAGTGCAGTTGGACAAGGACAGGGACCTATTGGTACAGGTGGACAGCCCGgagctggtggcgctggacCATCTGGAGGTCAGAGTGCAGTAAAACCAGGACAAGGACCTATTGGGGCAGGAGGTCAGCCCGgagctggtggcgctggaggCCAGAGTGCAGGTGGCCAAGGACAAGGACCTCTTGGGGCAGGTAGTCAGCCCGgagctggtggcgctggacCATCTGTAGGTCAGAGTACAGTAAAGCCAGGACAGGGTACCGGACAGGGACAGCCGAGTGCTGGAGGTGCTGGATCATCTGGAGGCCAAAATGCAGCCAATCCCGGCGCAGGAGGCGCAAAACCATCTCCTGCCGGGATTAAGGGTTCTGGTGGCGGTAGTAAAG ATCGCACTGGACAGGGTACCACTCAAAGCCCATTCGCCTCGACCGTTCAGCCACAAAAGTGTGGCTTGCGTAATGTGGACGGAGTTGGTTTCCGTATCACCGGCGACAAGGATGGCGAGTCCGAGTATGGTGAGTTCCCCTGGATGGTGGCTATTCTGAAGCAGGAGAAAGCGCTGGATCAAATCATTCACGTGTACCAGTGCGGCGGTTCGTtgatccatccgtccgtcgtaCTCACGGCGGCCCACTGTGTATTAGACAAAAACCCACAAGACATCACACTGCGGCTCGGCGAATGGGACACACAAACTAAAAACGAAATGTTCGACTATCAG GATCGCAAGGCGGTGGAGATTGTGACGCACGCTGAATTCTACAAGGGTGGTCTGTTCAACGACGTAGCTCTGGTCTTCCTCGATAAGCCGGCAGAACTAATGGAAACGGTCAACACTATCTGCCTGCCGCCCCCTGACTTCAACTTCGATGCTTCACGCTGTTTCGCATCGGGCTGGGGTAAGGATGTGTTTGGCAAGCAGGGTACCTATCAGGTGATTCTGAAGAAGATCGAGCTACCGGTCATGCCGCGCGCCCAGTGCCAGACCGCTCTGCGTACGACGCGCCTCGGGAGACGGTTTAAGCTGCATGGCAGCTTCATTTGTGCCGGTGGTGAGAAGGGACGCGATACGTGCAAGGGTGACGGTGGCTCACCGCTGGTCTGTCCGATACCGGGTTCTGTGAATCATTACTATCAGGCCGGTATGGTGGCGTGGGGTATCGGCTGCGGGGAAGACGGTATCCCCGGTGTGTATGTGAACGTGCCATTGTTCCGCGGATGGATTGATCAGCATCTGACGCAGAGAAACATTTCTCACAGCTCCTTCCTGTACGCATGA
- the LOC125956961 gene encoding collagen alpha-1(I) chain-like isoform X12, which yields MLLRVGVVVLGLCLTLVRAADDVIECTTDDDKKGECVKLHLCRNGVINDDGANIIDIRFNPDNVCEDYLLKCCAIPEDEDDQVLVPPSSSLPQQPVTGNQVGPTAGSNPGVTGLNAGGATNVPGTPGPIAPSPTPDVLDLASGKPKPSSGVGGGAGVGSCNCKGSGKCCGPHLEDEQLTLIGGDLYSGGGKPNSENLIKENNPQQPVHGGGPPIDSPRPNPSGGQGQGPIGAGGQPGAGGAGGQTAVKPGQGPIGTGGQPGAGGAGPAGGQSAVKPGQGPIGTGGQPGAGPSGGQSAVKPGQGPIGAGGQPGAGGAGGQSAGGQGQGPLGAGSQPGAGGAGPSVGQSTVKPGQGTGQGQPSAGGAGSSGGQNAANPGAGGAKPSPAGIKGSGGGSKDRTGQGTTQSPFASTVQPQKCGLRNVDGVGFRITGDKDGESEYGEFPWMVAILKQEKALDQIIHVYQCGGSLIHPSVVLTAAHCVLDKNPQDITLRLGEWDTQTKNEMFDYQDRKAVEIVTHAEFYKGGLFNDVALVFLDKPAELMETVNTICLPPPDFNFDASRCFASGWGKDVFGKQGTYQVILKKIELPVMPRAQCQTALRTTRLGRRFKLHGSFICAGGEKGRDTCKGDGGSPLVCPIPGSVNHYYQAGMVAWGIGCGEDGIPGVYVNVPLFRGWIDQHLTQRNISHSSFLYA from the exons ATGCTTCTGCGCGTCGGTGTAGTCGTGCTCGGACTGTGTTTGACCTTGGTCCGGGCGGCGGACGATGTGATT GAATGCACAACGGATGATGATAAAAAAGGAGAATGCGTTAAGCTTCATCTGTGTCGCAATGGTGTGATCAATGATGACGGTGCCAATATTATTGACATTCGCTTCAATCCGGATAATGTGTGCGAGGACTATCTGCTGAAATGCTGTGCCATACCCGAAGACGAGGATGACCAGGTTTTGGTGCCGCCCTCTTCGTCGTTACCACAACAGCCCGTTACTGGCAACCAGGTTGGACCGACCGCAGGATCGAACCCGGGTGTCACTGGATTAAACGCCGGCGGTGCGACAAATGTACCGGGCACGCCTGGTCCGATTGCACCGTCCCCAACTCCGGATGTGCTAGATTTGGCATCGGGTAAACCCAAACCATccagtggtgttggtggtggtgcaggtgttgGTTCGTGTAACTGCAAAGGAAGTGGCAAATGTTGTGGACCGCATTTGGAAGATGAACAATTGACTTTGATTGGGGGTGATTTGTATTCGGGCGGTGGAAaaccgaattcagaaaatttgATTAAAGAAAACAATCCCCAGCAGCCTGTGCACGGAGGAGGGCCTCCCATTGATAGTCCGAGACCCAATCCTTCAGGTGGCCAAGGACAGGGACCTATTGGTGCAGGTGGTCAGCCCGgagctggtggcgctggaggGCAGACTGCAGTAAAACCAGGACAGGGACCTATTGGTACAGGAGGTCAGCCCGgagctggtggcgctggacCAGCTGGAGGTCAGAGTGCAGTAAAACCAGGACAGGGACCCATTGGTACAGGAG GACAGCCCGgagctgg acCATCTGGAGGTCAGAGTGCAGTAAAACCAGGACAAGGACCTATTGGGGCAGGAGGTCAGCCCGgagctggtggcgctggaggCCAGAGTGCAGGTGGCCAAGGACAAGGACCTCTTGGGGCAGGTAGTCAGCCCGgagctggtggcgctggacCATCTGTAGGTCAGAGTACAGTAAAGCCAGGACAGGGTACCGGACAGGGACAGCCGAGTGCTGGAGGTGCTGGATCATCTGGAGGCCAAAATGCAGCCAATCCCGGCGCAGGAGGCGCAAAACCATCTCCTGCCGGGATTAAGGGTTCTGGTGGCGGTAGTAAAG ATCGCACTGGACAGGGTACCACTCAAAGCCCATTCGCCTCGACCGTTCAGCCACAAAAGTGTGGCTTGCGTAATGTGGACGGAGTTGGTTTCCGTATCACCGGCGACAAGGATGGCGAGTCCGAGTATGGTGAGTTCCCCTGGATGGTGGCTATTCTGAAGCAGGAGAAAGCGCTGGATCAAATCATTCACGTGTACCAGTGCGGCGGTTCGTtgatccatccgtccgtcgtaCTCACGGCGGCCCACTGTGTATTAGACAAAAACCCACAAGACATCACACTGCGGCTCGGCGAATGGGACACACAAACTAAAAACGAAATGTTCGACTATCAG GATCGCAAGGCGGTGGAGATTGTGACGCACGCTGAATTCTACAAGGGTGGTCTGTTCAACGACGTAGCTCTGGTCTTCCTCGATAAGCCGGCAGAACTAATGGAAACGGTCAACACTATCTGCCTGCCGCCCCCTGACTTCAACTTCGATGCTTCACGCTGTTTCGCATCGGGCTGGGGTAAGGATGTGTTTGGCAAGCAGGGTACCTATCAGGTGATTCTGAAGAAGATCGAGCTACCGGTCATGCCGCGCGCCCAGTGCCAGACCGCTCTGCGTACGACGCGCCTCGGGAGACGGTTTAAGCTGCATGGCAGCTTCATTTGTGCCGGTGGTGAGAAGGGACGCGATACGTGCAAGGGTGACGGTGGCTCACCGCTGGTCTGTCCGATACCGGGTTCTGTGAATCATTACTATCAGGCCGGTATGGTGGCGTGGGGTATCGGCTGCGGGGAAGACGGTATCCCCGGTGTGTATGTGAACGTGCCATTGTTCCGCGGATGGATTGATCAGCATCTGACGCAGAGAAACATTTCTCACAGCTCCTTCCTGTACGCATGA